One window of Methanobrevibacter oralis genomic DNA carries:
- a CDS encoding ImmA/IrrE family metallo-endopeptidase — protein sequence MFSLSINKIKNLTIVFKKMENNLSGASLKLTNENIIFVNSIHTKGRQSFTIAHEIYHLKYDDKTFNLCGIKSDDEIEKRADLFASCLLMPHDAIERYKIDNNIKKWNLDSIIDAEQYFQISHQALLWRIRHYLDDIEYDEYMSYKKNIKYNALIRGYDLSLYTPYLNKEYLTIGNYIKLTELAFENELISCGKKDELLLDAFCEHMVYNFNDNESLEWE from the coding sequence ATGTTTTCACTTTCAATAAATAAAATTAAAAATTTAACTATAGTTTTTAAGAAAATGGAAAATAATTTATCTGGTGCATCTTTAAAATTAACTAATGAAAATATTATTTTTGTTAATTCTATTCATACAAAGGGAAGACAATCTTTCACAATAGCTCATGAAATATATCACTTAAAATATGATGATAAAACTTTTAATCTTTGTGGAATAAAATCTGATGATGAAATTGAAAAAAGGGCAGATCTTTTTGCATCATGTTTATTAATGCCTCATGATGCAATAGAAAGATATAAAATAGATAATAATATTAAAAAATGGAATTTGGACAGTATTATTGATGCAGAACAATATTTTCAAATATCACATCAGGCACTTTTATGGAGAATTAGACATTATTTGGATGATATTGAATATGATGAATATATGTCTTATAAGAAAAATATTAAATATAATGCTTTAATTAGAGGTTATGATTTAAGTTTATACACTCCTTATTTAAATAAGGAATATTTAACTATAGGAAACTATATTAAACTAACGGAATTAGCTTTTGAAAATGAATTAATATCTTGTGGTAAAAAGGATGAATTATTATTAGATGCTTTTTGTGAACATATGGTGTATAATTTCAATGATAATGAATCATTAGAATGGGAGTAG
- a CDS encoding GNAT family N-acetyltransferase, whose amino-acid sequence MNYLKRDDNTQRIFLTESALNVEDILKEKYDYIWDAINDENFILKSPECNLFKELLYDNKVVGFCSYDFSRQFMTVALNNIYILPNFRRKGIFYRELKKIIETHQKPSIVEPTHLIVEILIKYGFAQKINDNIVVSAIEFVIPGHNVITDCDYNDSEELSTHFYDLNMSASIHFLDLKNASIAYSSPLNYDIIHYNALENRAKIDEDYIKEIQKYFIENEEEILNLVQELEEGLPLKKYTLDEIIGEDDELSFYMETLLDDAHTNYAKLLKIKEQIRNEYEEEKLLDESLLIRLEYLLNDNKTPTITSHSETCPYCNMPTDNHDRFCHFCGLKLI is encoded by the coding sequence ATGAATTATTTAAAACGTGACGATAATACACAAAGAATCTTTTTAACGGAATCCGCCCTTAATGTTGAGGATATACTCAAAGAGAAGTATGATTATATTTGGGATGCTATTAATGATGAAAACTTTATTTTAAAAAGTCCTGAATGCAATTTATTTAAAGAATTACTTTATGATAATAAGGTTGTAGGATTTTGTTCTTATGATTTTTCAAGACAATTTATGACTGTTGCACTGAATAACATCTATATATTGCCTAATTTTCGACGAAAAGGAATATTTTATCGGGAGCTTAAAAAGATTATAGAAACACATCAAAAACCAAGTATTGTTGAGCCAACACATTTGATTGTTGAAATACTAATTAAATATGGATTTGCTCAAAAAATTAATGATAATATAGTAGTTAGTGCTATTGAATTTGTAATTCCTGGCCATAATGTAATAACGGATTGTGATTATAATGACTCAGAAGAGTTATCCACACACTTTTACGATTTAAACATGTCAGCTAGTATTCATTTTCTTGATTTAAAAAATGCTTCAATAGCTTATAGCTCACCATTAAATTATGATATAATTCATTATAATGCCTTAGAAAACAGAGCAAAAATAGATGAGGATTATATTAAAGAAATTCAAAAGTATTTCATTGAAAATGAAGAAGAAATTTTAAATTTAGTTCAAGAATTAGAAGAAGGATTACCATTAAAAAAATATACTCTAGATGAAATTATTGGGGAAGATGATGAATTATCATTTTATATGGAAACATTACTTGATGATGCACATACTAATTACGCTAAGCTTTTGAAAATTAAAGAACAAATCAGAAATGAATATGAAGAAGAAAAACTCTTAGATGAATCATTATTAATACGTCTAGAATATTTGTTAAACGATAATAAAACTCCTACAATAACTTCACATAGTGAGACATGCCCTTACTGTAATATGCCTACTGATAATCATGATCGTTTTTGTCATTTCTGTGGACTTAAATTAATTTAA
- a CDS encoding amidohydrolase family protein has protein sequence MRKIINAHCHIYPKKIASRAVEGIRNFYNLDMSLNGMSDNLIQDGEKVGVTHYLVHSVATTPNQVRSINEFISDEVKSHKRLFTGFGTLHPNSEDIEGDFEHLLELGLKGVKLHPDFQQFSLDSESAFKLGEVINSGNVPLMLHCGDYRYNYSNPKQLKPFLKKFPDMLIIGAHFAGWSMWEKATEELAGTPNLVVDLSSSLYNLSSETAKKLIYAYGVDKVLWGTDYPMWESESEMKLFNKIELTTNEKKMILYENAAKILGI, from the coding sequence ATGAGAAAAATTATCAATGCACATTGTCATATATATCCTAAAAAAATTGCATCACGAGCTGTTGAAGGAATAAGAAACTTTTATAATCTTGATATGTCATTAAATGGTATGAGTGATAATCTTATTCAAGATGGTGAAAAAGTTGGTGTTACACATTATTTAGTTCACTCAGTTGCAACAACTCCTAATCAAGTAAGATCTATAAATGAATTTATAAGTGATGAGGTAAAATCTCACAAAAGACTTTTTACAGGCTTTGGAACTTTACATCCAAATAGTGAAGATATTGAAGGAGATTTTGAACATTTACTTGAACTTGGACTTAAAGGAGTTAAACTTCATCCTGATTTTCAGCAATTTTCACTAGATAGTGAATCTGCATTTAAATTAGGTGAAGTTATAAATAGTGGTAATGTTCCTCTTATGCTTCATTGTGGGGATTATAGATATAACTACTCAAATCCTAAACAATTAAAACCATTTCTTAAAAAATTTCCAGATATGTTAATTATTGGTGCTCATTTTGCTGGTTGGAGTATGTGGGAAAAAGCAACAGAAGAACTTGCAGGAACTCCTAATCTTGTTGTTGATTTAAGTTCTAGTTTGTATAATTTATCCTCAGAAACTGCAAAAAAATTAATCTATGCATATGGTGTTGATAAAGTATTGTGGGGAACTGATTATCCTATGTGGGAATCTGAAAGTGAAATGAAATTATTTAATAAAATTGAACTTACAACTAATGAAAAAAAGATGATACTATATGAAAATGCTGCTAAAATTCTTGGTATTTAA
- a CDS encoding FHA domain-containing protein, with protein sequence MSDIKRIKTLIRNSDSNLISTKLAAVNNNVRFAILEILKEFQKKNMDKYNSFKNDPLYSREINTFLLNNYNISITPQMLGQHLKQLLEADLIKEVNIKKEVPNKIGKRNVKGYILKKDAFEDLFLEITFLSEELLSFFDLYKTNQHFKDNEYCVLTIFNGVDKGKTFKIHKNEVYLIGRKDNYNLNDLASFTILLDNSYTTVSNVSKPHLKLFYKNDKWCILDEASSNGTFIADKKVQKGKITKLKNNSFLKLSRGSGAAILYCSF encoded by the coding sequence ATGAGTGATATAAAACGGATAAAAACACTAATTAGAAACTCTGATTCTAATTTAATTTCAACTAAATTAGCTGCAGTTAATAATAATGTTAGATTTGCAATATTAGAAATTTTAAAAGAATTCCAAAAAAAGAATATGGATAAATATAATTCTTTTAAAAATGATCCATTATACTCACGTGAAATCAATACTTTTCTATTAAATAATTATAATATTAGTATTACACCTCAAATGCTAGGCCAACACTTAAAACAACTTCTTGAAGCAGATTTAATTAAAGAAGTAAATATTAAAAAAGAAGTGCCAAATAAAATAGGTAAACGTAATGTTAAAGGATACATTTTAAAAAAAGATGCATTTGAAGATCTTTTCTTAGAAATAACTTTTTTATCAGAAGAACTTCTTTCATTTTTTGATTTATATAAAACTAATCAACACTTTAAGGATAATGAATATTGTGTTTTAACAATTTTTAATGGTGTTGATAAGGGTAAAACATTTAAAATTCATAAAAATGAAGTTTATTTAATAGGTAGAAAAGATAATTATAATCTTAATGATTTAGCATCCTTTACAATTCTTTTAGACAATAGCTATACTACAGTTTCCAATGTTTCTAAACCCCATTTAAAATTATTTTATAAAAATGATAAATGGTGTATTTTAGATGAAGCAAGTTCAAATGGAACATTTATCGCAGATAAAAAAGTTCAAAAAGGAAAGATTACTAAATTAAAAAATAATTCCTTTTTAAAGTTATCAAGAGGATCTGGAGCAGCTATTTTATATTGTTCTTTTTAA
- a CDS encoding tetratricopeptide repeat protein yields MINHKIINALEFMQYDYEKALKLFNEVLEVEPTNIEAINGKGSTLMKLHKMDEAEKYFDYSLSIIENSSALINKGILSKNKQDYENALIYYNKAIEIDSNLNNIISILKNEVMEKLDMDYVINLGNFNQEAKILIKKGIIYEKSGKLWDAWDCFLKAIEKDVTCENLIDPFISKIKTIIKNEFLFKTPQLDNAKKDKLKNVILKTLFIEEDLEKALSLLNEILRGNSNDLDALNYKGCILFYFDETEKSLECFDKCLKIDNTDIYALFNKALVLRSSNKLPEALICFDKLLDYDETYNKAKAYQLEILGKLII; encoded by the coding sequence ATGATTAATCATAAAATAATTAATGCATTAGAATTTATGCAATATGATTATGAAAAAGCATTAAAACTATTTAATGAAGTTTTAGAAGTTGAACCAACAAATATTGAGGCAATTAATGGCAAAGGTTCAACTTTAATGAAATTACATAAAATGGATGAAGCAGAAAAATATTTTGATTATTCATTATCCATAATTGAAAACTCATCTGCCTTAATAAACAAAGGAATATTAAGTAAAAATAAACAAGATTATGAAAATGCTTTAATCTATTATAATAAAGCGATTGAAATAGATTCAAACCTCAATAATATTATATCAATCTTAAAAAATGAAGTCATGGAAAAATTAGATATGGATTATGTAATAAACTTAGGCAATTTTAATCAAGAAGCTAAAATATTAATTAAAAAAGGTATTATATATGAAAAATCAGGGAAATTATGGGATGCATGGGATTGTTTTTTAAAAGCAATTGAAAAAGATGTTACCTGTGAAAATTTAATTGATCCATTTATTAGTAAAATTAAAACAATAATCAAAAATGAATTTTTATTTAAAACACCACAATTAGATAATGCAAAAAAAGATAAATTAAAAAATGTAATCCTTAAAACACTGTTCATAGAAGAAGATTTAGAAAAAGCATTATCACTATTAAATGAAATTTTAAGAGGTAATAGTAATGATTTAGATGCCCTTAACTATAAAGGATGCATATTATTTTATTTTGATGAAACTGAAAAATCTCTTGAATGTTTTGATAAATGCCTAAAAATTGATAATACAGATATTTATGCATTATTTAATAAAGCTCTTGTTTTAAGAAGTAGTAATAAACTACCTGAAGCTTTAATTTGTTTTGATAAACTTTTAGACTATGATGAAACATATAATAAAGCTAAAGCATATCAACTTGAAATACTTGGGAAATTAATAATCTAA
- a CDS encoding tetratricopeptide repeat protein gives MNDNDELLIKAIKDLELGNYKQARDNFQIALSKNNENADSWVFFGFCQIKLKDFENAYNSFNNALKIDNQHSFAWSGKAYLLCLSKNYKKALLYCNIALNIYPDNKEAIKIKNNLKKTLSNDKKTQSEKINKIKIEDLLNSFNNMGTFEDIDKYTAEFNSVDLNKKEGLTTLTDLNHFKNIFTEKRIKLLFKNTLTVDEYNKILLKIKKSGKNNFKQILKEKNINLDEIDIFKKITLLILSYTDIEYKTKGIELGSYSYNIIRIDDRLSKADQISTLIHELTHHILSEIITQSLMYIWNSDKTDAIEAISDYCMFNNKFNILMNEYCAHTVQGRFLPFGYQNYGSFNALLNRFDKKDKKIIKYYIKLGNSYAEDITSILEGFIPRKWRYEIKQQFKEDFNRNPNYEGIQLETKKVLSLEDRVDNINKILSNGIFSIIANDDISLVRQFKKEYEK, from the coding sequence ATGAATGACAATGATGAATTATTAATAAAAGCAATTAAAGATCTTGAATTAGGAAATTATAAACAAGCCAGAGATAATTTTCAAATTGCATTATCAAAAAATAATGAAAATGCTGATTCTTGGGTTTTTTTTGGTTTTTGCCAAATAAAATTAAAAGACTTTGAAAATGCATATAACTCATTTAATAATGCTTTAAAAATTGATAACCAACATTCTTTTGCATGGAGTGGAAAAGCTTATTTATTATGTTTATCTAAAAACTATAAAAAAGCTTTATTATATTGTAATATTGCTTTAAATATTTATCCTGATAATAAAGAAGCTATAAAAATAAAGAATAACCTTAAAAAAACACTTTCAAATGATAAAAAGACCCAGTCAGAAAAAATAAATAAAATTAAAATTGAAGATTTGTTGAATTCTTTTAATAATATGGGTACTTTTGAAGATATAGATAAATATACGGCTGAATTTAATAGTGTTGATTTAAACAAAAAAGAAGGTTTAACTACATTAACAGATTTAAATCACTTTAAAAATATATTCACTGAAAAGCGAATTAAATTATTATTTAAAAATACTTTAACAGTTGATGAGTATAATAAAATATTATTAAAGATTAAAAAATCGGGAAAAAATAATTTTAAACAGATACTAAAGGAAAAAAATATAAATTTAGATGAAATTGACATATTCAAAAAGATTACTCTTCTAATATTATCTTATACAGATATTGAATACAAAACAAAAGGGATAGAATTAGGTAGCTATAGCTATAATATCATTAGGATAGATGATAGATTAAGTAAAGCAGATCAAATATCTACACTTATTCATGAATTAACACACCATATTCTTTCAGAAATAATCACTCAATCTTTAATGTATATTTGGAATAGTGACAAAACAGATGCAATTGAAGCTATATCTGATTACTGTATGTTTAATAATAAGTTTAATATTCTTATGAATGAATACTGTGCTCATACAGTTCAAGGTAGATTTTTACCATTTGGTTATCAAAATTATGGATCTTTTAATGCATTATTAAATAGATTTGATAAAAAAGACAAAAAAATAATTAAATATTATATTAAGTTAGGTAATAGCTATGCTGAGGACATTACTTCAATTTTAGAAGGTTTTATTCCTAGAAAATGGAGATATGAAATTAAACAACAGTTCAAAGAAGATTTTAATAGAAATCCAAACTACGAGGGAATACAATTAGAAACAAAAAAAGTTCTATCACTTGAAGATAGGGTAGATAACATTAATAAAATTTTATCTAATGGGATTTTTAGTATAATTGCAAATGATGATATTAGTTTAGTTAGACAGTTTAAAAAAGAATATGAAAAATAA
- a CDS encoding metallophosphoesterase: MIKDKFIKLPSKGRLLIVTDLHGNLEDYEKYIDLWDCYDPNYHIVFVGDFIHSIDENDYSIEIIEDVIDKFKKYPNFHPLLGNHEWSHIIGTNIFKGFQNQTYEFEKLISDKKGELEPYLSNYINFFKRMPYFVKTNNGIFISHTGPSKSIKSMNDFNKIFKNDYDFKSLHDFLWNRFDNDYNENDVDNFLKIVGSKCMVVGHTVVDGFLIYGNQMILSSSFATDNKAYLDIDLSEPINNMDDLVDNIKFLYVK; this comes from the coding sequence ATGATAAAAGATAAATTTATTAAACTACCAAGTAAAGGACGTCTTTTAATTGTCACTGATTTACATGGAAATCTTGAAGACTATGAAAAATACATTGATTTATGGGATTGTTATGATCCTAATTATCATATAGTTTTTGTTGGTGATTTTATTCATTCAATTGATGAAAATGACTATTCTATTGAAATTATTGAGGACGTGATTGATAAATTTAAAAAATATCCTAATTTTCATCCTCTTTTAGGTAATCATGAATGGAGCCATATTATTGGAACTAATATATTCAAAGGTTTTCAAAATCAAACTTATGAATTTGAAAAGTTAATATCAGATAAAAAAGGAGAATTAGAGCCTTATTTATCTAATTATATAAATTTTTTCAAAAGAATGCCTTATTTTGTTAAAACAAATAATGGAATTTTTATATCCCATACTGGACCTTCTAAATCAATAAAATCAATGAATGATTTTAATAAGATTTTCAAAAATGATTATGACTTTAAATCTCTTCACGATTTTTTATGGAATCGTTTTGACAATGATTACAATGAAAATGATGTGGATAATTTCTTAAAAATTGTTGGTTCAAAGTGTATGGTTGTTGGTCATACGGTAGTTGATGGATTTTTAATTTATGGTAATCAAATGATTTTATCTTCTAGTTTCGCAACAGACAATAAAGCATATTTAGATATTGATTTAAGTGAACCAATTAATAATATGGATGATTTAGTAGATAATATAAAGTTTTTATACGTTAAATAG
- a CDS encoding Hsp70 family protein — MSKKLRTNTVDFGIDLGTTTSIIARVDGNDAPIIPNFTSNTNFTPSAVAIDKRGTMLVGEKAKRQALSDPKNAFSEFKLRMGIPKPYVFQDSGRELLPEELSAEVLKELKNSVFKQLNQDIDSVVITVPADFGPTKTLATNKAAKLAGFEYHPLIMEPVAAAYAYGKNASEDEEGIWLIYDLGGGTFDVSIVRLNDDEFEHVSHSGDEYLGGKLIDWDIVDNIFAKKISDDLGIFDFNRKNQKYIRAFAKLKGAAEQAKKDLSTLDYTDIFVENLLVHDNDVYDFDYILTRDELKDIMSSYIKRTINHCNKALNKASLTINDIDNIILVGGSTLSPIIRESLENEFNIPLKFDIDPVTVVAKGAAIYAGTLIKPSNDVVESDKIGIELNYSATGPRNEEFFVSGRIFSENINDFDGFYIEAINVKTETTTGKVPVESDGYFDLELMPENDLNEYSINLYGFDGSLVEIDENSPNAIIYNCQAVAGTPILPHTLGLGLFDDSLFILAKEGVELPYVSREVFKTKSDVIKGDDSTFISMPLYNGTAEVASRNTKVGELNISGSDVNKTLKSESDITVKIDIDESRLMKFDVMVPDLEQSFVFKITPDVEEASVTNVKRKYQDAKQRFNQIKEECCNNNDEVIDEYWKNIEEEDIINNIDNFINVAENDEDAAIQADKRLNDLNDILDNIEKNLNEFNQFDEIRNLRDKSRSEIQETGTPEQKAQFEKISNGIDEAIKNNDLFMAIQLRDQLINLIAQMADPIEMLKASLLFIMLNGEYKTEHLFIVEELKEKGFKAIQDEDEEMMFNVFQQLLELEQGLGNEFDGTPGIFNPGGVGRDD, encoded by the coding sequence ATGTCAAAAAAATTAAGAACAAACACAGTTGATTTTGGTATTGATTTAGGAACAACTACATCTATCATTGCACGAGTCGATGGCAATGACGCACCTATTATTCCTAATTTCACTAGTAATACAAATTTCACACCTTCTGCTGTGGCAATCGATAAAAGAGGTACAATGTTAGTTGGTGAAAAAGCAAAAAGACAAGCATTAAGTGATCCTAAAAATGCTTTTTCAGAATTTAAGCTTAGAATGGGAATTCCTAAACCTTATGTTTTTCAAGATTCGGGTCGTGAATTATTACCTGAAGAATTGTCTGCAGAAGTTTTAAAAGAATTAAAAAATTCAGTTTTTAAGCAATTAAATCAAGATATTGATTCAGTTGTTATTACTGTTCCTGCGGATTTTGGCCCTACTAAAACATTAGCAACTAATAAAGCAGCAAAACTTGCAGGATTCGAGTATCATCCTTTAATCATGGAACCTGTTGCAGCTGCCTATGCATATGGTAAAAACGCATCAGAAGATGAAGAAGGAATATGGCTAATCTATGATTTAGGTGGAGGTACTTTTGACGTATCAATTGTAAGATTAAATGATGATGAATTTGAACATGTGTCTCATTCAGGTGATGAATATTTAGGTGGAAAGTTAATTGATTGGGATATTGTAGATAATATTTTTGCTAAAAAAATAAGCGATGATTTAGGGATTTTTGATTTTAATAGAAAAAATCAAAAGTATATTAGGGCTTTTGCAAAACTTAAAGGTGCAGCAGAACAGGCTAAAAAAGATTTATCAACTTTAGATTATACAGACATTTTTGTTGAAAATCTTTTAGTTCATGACAATGATGTATATGATTTTGACTATATTTTAACAAGAGACGAGCTTAAAGATATAATGAGTTCATATATTAAAAGAACCATTAATCATTGTAATAAAGCATTAAACAAAGCTTCTTTAACTATAAATGATATTGATAATATTATTTTAGTAGGTGGTTCCACTCTTAGTCCAATTATAAGAGAAAGTTTAGAAAATGAATTCAACATTCCTCTTAAATTTGATATTGATCCAGTAACTGTTGTTGCAAAGGGAGCAGCAATATATGCAGGAACTTTAATTAAACCTTCAAATGATGTAGTAGAATCTGATAAAATAGGTATTGAATTAAATTATTCAGCTACTGGTCCAAGAAATGAAGAATTTTTTGTTTCAGGTAGGATATTTTCTGAAAATATAAATGATTTTGATGGATTTTATATTGAAGCTATTAATGTTAAAACAGAAACAACTACTGGAAAAGTACCAGTTGAATCTGATGGATATTTCGATCTTGAATTAATGCCTGAAAATGATTTAAATGAATATTCAATTAATTTATATGGATTTGATGGTAGTTTAGTTGAAATTGATGAAAATTCACCAAATGCTATTATTTATAACTGCCAAGCTGTTGCTGGAACACCTATACTACCACATACATTGGGTTTAGGTTTATTTGATGATTCATTATTCATATTAGCTAAAGAAGGTGTAGAATTACCTTATGTTTCAAGAGAAGTATTTAAAACAAAATCTGATGTTATAAAAGGAGATGATTCGACATTTATATCAATGCCCCTTTATAATGGAACAGCTGAAGTAGCCTCTAGAAATACAAAAGTTGGAGAGCTAAATATTAGTGGTTCTGACGTTAATAAAACTTTAAAATCGGAAAGTGACATAACTGTTAAAATTGATATTGATGAGTCACGTTTAATGAAGTTTGATGTTATGGTTCCTGATTTAGAACAATCCTTTGTTTTTAAAATCACACCGGATGTTGAAGAAGCAAGTGTTACTAATGTTAAGAGAAAATATCAAGATGCAAAACAACGTTTCAATCAAATTAAAGAAGAGTGTTGCAATAATAATGATGAAGTAATTGATGAATATTGGAAAAATATAGAAGAGGAAGATATCATTAATAATATTGATAATTTCATTAATGTTGCAGAAAATGATGAAGATGCAGCTATCCAAGCAGATAAGCGTTTAAATGATTTAAATGATATTTTAGATAATATTGAAAAAAACTTAAATGAATTCAATCAATTTGATGAAATTCGGAATTTAAGAGATAAATCACGAAGTGAAATTCAGGAAACTGGAACTCCTGAACAAAAAGCCCAATTTGAAAAGATTTCTAATGGTATAGATGAAGCAATTAAAAATAATGATTTATTTATGGCAATACAATTAAGAGATCAATTAATTAATCTTATAGCTCAAATGGCAGATCCAATTGAAATGCTTAAAGCATCCCTACTTTTCATAATGCTAAATGGTGAATATAAAACAGAACATTTATTCATTGTTGAAGAATTAAAAGAAAAAGGTTTTAAAGCTATTCAGGATGAAGATGAAGAAATGATGTTTAATGTTTTCCAACAACTTCTTGAATTAGAACAAGGCCTAGGAAATGAATTTGATGGAACACCAGGCATATTTAATCCTGGTGGCGTAGGTCGTGATGATTAA
- a CDS encoding co-chaperone GrpE produces MVDKSKNNKILGINSIKSLINKNQNDNLSKKEYNYLIKKQRLKSNYKKNNNEKLPPEIENVLVELISTIWTIGNTAIKYQNENQLSFLNDLLENCDKILSNNTKDEIEIKKGQKVIKDSLRPIDSISRYYETLMVKLSKNGFEVKDRTGQKYTPGMSLDVLVFETDPQYKVNTITETIKPDIYYKDKLISRAQVIVTLANSKK; encoded by the coding sequence ATGGTTGATAAGTCTAAAAATAATAAAATATTAGGTATTAATTCTATTAAATCGTTGATTAATAAAAATCAAAATGATAATCTTTCTAAAAAAGAATATAACTATTTAATCAAAAAACAAAGATTAAAATCAAATTATAAAAAAAATAATAATGAAAAATTACCTCCTGAAATTGAAAATGTTTTAGTAGAACTTATTTCTACTATATGGACTATTGGTAATACAGCTATAAAGTATCAAAATGAAAACCAATTATCTTTTTTAAATGATTTATTAGAAAATTGTGATAAAATTTTATCAAATAATACTAAAGATGAAATAGAGATTAAAAAAGGTCAAAAAGTAATCAAAGATTCTTTAAGACCTATTGATTCAATATCTAGATATTATGAAACTTTGATGGTTAAATTATCAAAAAACGGTTTTGAAGTTAAAGACCGCACAGGTCAAAAATACACACCAGGTATGTCCTTAGATGTTTTAGTTTTTGAAACAGACCCTCAGTATAAGGTTAATACTATTACAGAAACTATTAAACCCGATATTTATTATAAGGATAAATTGATTTCTAGAGCTCAGGTTATTGTTACTTTAGCTAATAGTAAAAAATAA